A stretch of the Nissabacter sp. SGAir0207 genome encodes the following:
- the hpaA gene encoding 4-hydroxyphenylacetate catabolism regulatory protein HpaA — MDQAATFENIDISKEYDARYANDDVHYETFARLAAFFGRDMRPHWHDRYFQLHYLATGKVTLHLDDHYYSVQAPLFILTPPSVPHAFITGPESDGHVLTVRQELIWPLIEKLWPGSGEAATLAGLCLSLESSPHTLAALEHYWPLVAAEFSQPHPGRELVLAALAQAIFTLLLREAPPDDHSACGVRGEMRIFQRFNRLVDEQFAQHWAVPDYANALGISESRLTGLCRRFANQPPKRLIYERLLREAKRLLRYSPQSVHQIAYALGYKDPAYFARFFHRMAGCPPSAFRNR, encoded by the coding sequence ATGGATCAGGCGGCGACCTTCGAGAATATCGACATCAGCAAGGAGTATGACGCGCGTTACGCCAATGATGATGTGCACTATGAAACCTTTGCCCGGCTGGCGGCCTTTTTTGGCCGCGACATGCGCCCGCACTGGCATGACCGCTACTTCCAGCTCCACTACCTCGCCACCGGCAAAGTGACGCTGCATCTGGATGACCACTACTACTCGGTGCAAGCGCCGCTGTTCATCCTGACGCCACCGTCGGTGCCGCACGCCTTCATCACCGGGCCGGAGAGCGACGGCCATGTGCTGACGGTGCGCCAGGAGCTGATCTGGCCGCTGATTGAGAAGCTGTGGCCGGGCAGCGGCGAGGCGGCGACCCTCGCCGGGCTGTGCCTGTCGCTCGAGTCGTCGCCGCACACGCTGGCGGCGCTGGAGCACTACTGGCCGCTGGTGGCCGCCGAGTTCAGCCAGCCCCATCCGGGGCGGGAGCTGGTGCTGGCGGCGCTGGCGCAAGCCATTTTTACCCTGCTACTGCGCGAGGCCCCGCCAGATGACCACTCGGCCTGCGGCGTGCGCGGCGAGATGCGCATCTTCCAGCGCTTCAACCGGCTGGTGGATGAGCAGTTCGCCCAGCACTGGGCAGTGCCGGACTACGCCAACGCGCTCGGCATCAGCGAATCACGGCTGACCGGGCTGTGCCGCCGCTTCGCCAACCAGCCGCCCAAGCGCCTGATCTATGAGCGGCTGCTGCGGGAGGCGAAACGGCTGCTGCGCTACAGCCCGCAGAGCGTCCACCAGATCGCCTACGCGCTGGGTTACAAAGACCCGGCCTACTTCGCGCGCTTCTTCCACCGCATGGCGGGCTGCCCACCGAGCGCCTTCCGCAACCGATAA
- a CDS encoding FAD-binding oxidoreductase codes for MHNQLDALNYYSATKKYSLSFPALQQDIEADVVIIGGGFSGINTALELAEQGITNVVVLEARHLGYGGTGRNGGQVMAGIGHDIEAVKKHVGPDGMAALFAIANMGAGIIRDRIRKYQIDADFVPGYGYLAYNARQERTLRQWEREFRAADPEQEIALYTGRDVQQVVGSTVYRAALKHMGGGQIHSLNMLLGSAGAAASLGVRIFESSPAVEVQYGKQVRVRTATGSVRAAKLLWACDSFLNKLEPEIHAKTLVTYSYQIATEPLPDALVERISPLRGAFSDIRPVINYYRLTRENRLLFGSATRFVEYTPRDFAAWNRTLMLQVFPYLRDVRIDFAWGGPMACSANLFPQIGTLKAHNNVFYVQGYSGFGVTPSHIVCKILAEGMNGGSDRYQLMSRIPHATVHGRDSLRLLLVTAGKLMHQTSGFWKGRN; via the coding sequence ATGCATAACCAACTGGATGCGCTGAACTACTACAGCGCCACGAAAAAATACTCGCTGAGCTTCCCCGCGCTGCAACAGGACATTGAGGCGGACGTGGTGATCATTGGCGGCGGCTTCTCCGGCATCAATACCGCGCTGGAGCTGGCGGAGCAGGGCATCACCAACGTGGTGGTGCTGGAGGCGCGCCACCTCGGCTATGGCGGCACCGGCCGCAACGGCGGGCAGGTGATGGCGGGCATCGGCCATGACATCGAGGCGGTGAAAAAGCATGTCGGCCCGGACGGCATGGCCGCGCTGTTCGCCATCGCCAACATGGGCGCGGGCATCATCCGTGACCGCATTCGCAAATACCAGATCGACGCCGATTTCGTGCCCGGTTATGGCTACCTGGCCTACAACGCCCGTCAGGAGCGGACGTTGCGCCAGTGGGAGCGGGAGTTCCGGGCGGCAGACCCGGAGCAGGAGATCGCGCTCTACACCGGGCGCGACGTGCAGCAGGTGGTGGGTTCGACGGTCTACCGTGCCGCGCTGAAACACATGGGCGGCGGCCAGATCCACTCCCTCAATATGCTGCTCGGTTCCGCTGGCGCGGCCGCCTCCCTCGGCGTGCGGATCTTTGAGTCCTCCCCGGCGGTTGAGGTGCAGTACGGCAAGCAAGTGCGGGTGCGCACGGCAACCGGCAGCGTGCGCGCCGCGAAGCTGCTATGGGCCTGCGACAGCTTCCTCAACAAGCTGGAGCCGGAGATCCACGCCAAAACGCTGGTGACCTACTCCTACCAGATCGCCACCGAGCCGCTGCCCGACGCGCTGGTGGAGCGCATCAGCCCGCTGCGGGGCGCGTTCAGCGACATCCGCCCGGTGATCAACTACTACCGGCTGACGCGTGAAAACCGGCTGCTGTTTGGCAGCGCCACGCGCTTTGTCGAGTACACGCCGCGCGACTTCGCCGCCTGGAACCGCACGCTGATGTTGCAGGTCTTCCCCTATCTGCGCGATGTGCGCATTGATTTCGCCTGGGGCGGGCCGATGGCGTGTAGCGCCAACCTCTTCCCGCAGATTGGCACCCTCAAGGCGCACAACAACGTCTTCTATGTGCAGGGCTACTCCGGCTTCGGCGTGACGCCGTCACATATCGTTTGCAAGATTCTGGCGGAGGGGATGAATGGCGGCTCTGACCGTTACCAACTGATGAGCCGCATTCCCCACGCCACCGTCCACGGCCGCGACAGCCTGCGCTTGCTGCTGGTGACCGCTGGCAAATTGATGCACCAAACCAGCGGCTTTTGGAAAGGCCGCAATTAA
- the hpaX gene encoding 4-hydroxyphenylacetate permease codes for MTAATPHHENKLSGIEQQVIKKLFRRLITFLFVLFVFSFLDRINIGFAGLTMGKDLGLTSTMFGLAATLFYVTYVICGIPSNIMLGIVGARRWIASIMVLWGIASTCTLFATSPQTLYALRMLVGIAEAGFLPGVLLYLTWWFPAHYRARANALFMIAMPVTMMVGSLLSGYILAMDGLLNLKGWQWLFLLEGLPSVLLGVMTWFFLDDKPAQARWLSAEEKGALQGMLERERAAAPPTATARPLWRQVLTPVVLLYTLAYFCLTNTLSAINIWTPQILKSFNAGSSDIMIGLLAAIPQFCTILAMVWWSRRSDRLRERKQHTLLPYLFAAAGWLLASATAHPLVQLLGIVMASAGAFTAMAIFWTTPDQVISFTARAVALAVINAIGNVGSAVSPLMIGILRDATGSFNAGLWFVAGLLVLGALVLTRIPMAGEGRTVTPASALQQKSQ; via the coding sequence ATGACAGCGGCAACGCCACACCATGAGAACAAGTTGTCCGGAATTGAGCAGCAGGTGATCAAAAAGCTCTTCAGGCGGTTGATCACCTTCCTGTTCGTCCTGTTTGTTTTCTCCTTCCTCGATCGCATCAATATCGGTTTCGCGGGCCTGACAATGGGCAAGGATCTGGGGCTGACCTCCACCATGTTTGGGCTGGCGGCAACGCTGTTCTACGTCACCTATGTGATCTGCGGCATTCCCAGTAACATCATGCTGGGGATTGTGGGCGCGCGGCGCTGGATCGCCAGCATCATGGTGCTGTGGGGCATCGCCTCCACCTGTACCCTGTTCGCCACCAGCCCACAGACCCTCTATGCGCTGCGGATGCTGGTGGGCATCGCCGAGGCCGGTTTCCTGCCCGGCGTGCTGCTCTACCTCACCTGGTGGTTCCCGGCCCACTACCGCGCCCGCGCCAACGCGCTGTTCATGATCGCCATGCCGGTCACCATGATGGTCGGCTCGCTGCTCTCCGGCTACATTTTGGCGATGGATGGCCTGCTGAACCTCAAGGGGTGGCAGTGGCTGTTCCTGCTGGAGGGGCTGCCCTCGGTGCTCCTCGGCGTGATGACCTGGTTCTTCCTCGATGACAAACCGGCGCAGGCGCGCTGGCTGTCCGCGGAGGAGAAGGGGGCGTTACAGGGAATGCTTGAGCGCGAGCGCGCCGCCGCGCCGCCAACCGCCACTGCGCGCCCGCTGTGGCGGCAGGTGCTAACGCCGGTGGTGCTGCTCTACACGCTGGCCTACTTCTGCCTGACCAACACCCTGAGCGCCATCAACATCTGGACGCCGCAGATCCTCAAAAGCTTCAACGCCGGTAGTAGCGACATCATGATTGGCCTGCTGGCCGCCATCCCGCAGTTCTGCACCATTTTGGCGATGGTGTGGTGGAGCCGCCGCTCTGACCGCTTGCGGGAGCGCAAGCAGCATACGCTGTTGCCCTACCTGTTTGCCGCCGCTGGCTGGCTGCTGGCCTCCGCCACCGCCCATCCACTGGTGCAACTGCTGGGGATTGTGATGGCCTCCGCCGGGGCGTTCACCGCGATGGCGATCTTCTGGACCACGCCCGATCAGGTGATCAGCTTTACCGCCCGTGCGGTGGCGCTGGCGGTGATCAACGCCATCGGCAACGTCGGTTCGGCGGTCAGCCCGCTGATGATCGGCATCCTGCGTGACGCCACCGGCAGCTTCAACGCCGGGCTGTGGTTTGTCGCGGGGTTGCTGGTGCTGGGCGCGTTGGTACTGACGCGCATCCCAATGGCGGGCGAGGGGCGAACGGTGACGCCAGCCAGCGCCCTCCAGCAGAAAAGCCAGTAG
- the hpaC gene encoding 4-hydroxyphenylacetate 3-monooxygenase, reductase component, whose amino-acid sequence MSLDEQQRRFRDAMASLPAAVNIVTTQGSAGRCGITATAVCSVTDSPPTVLICVNRKSAMNPVFEQNGRMCINVLNHEQEEMARHFAGMTELPMEQRFTLEGWHEGATGQPVLDRALASLEGEIQQIQLIGTHQVYLLAIQHITLAEEGNGLIYFKRRFHATPHPAALPA is encoded by the coding sequence ATGTCTCTCGACGAACAACAACGCCGTTTCCGTGACGCGATGGCCAGCCTGCCCGCCGCCGTCAACATCGTCACCACCCAAGGCAGCGCCGGGCGCTGCGGCATCACCGCCACGGCGGTCTGCTCGGTTACCGACTCGCCGCCCACCGTGCTGATCTGCGTCAACCGCAAGAGCGCCATGAACCCGGTGTTTGAGCAGAATGGCCGGATGTGCATCAACGTGCTCAACCATGAGCAGGAGGAGATGGCGCGCCACTTCGCTGGCATGACCGAACTGCCGATGGAGCAGCGCTTCACGCTGGAGGGGTGGCACGAGGGCGCGACCGGCCAGCCGGTGCTCGATCGCGCGCTGGCCAGCCTAGAGGGTGAGATCCAGCAGATCCAGCTTATCGGCACCCATCAGGTCTACCTGCTGGCGATCCAGCACATCACGCTGGCGGAGGAGGGCAACGGGCTGATCTACTTCAAGCGCCGTTTCCACGCCACGCCGCACCCGGCGGCGCTGCCCGCCTGA
- the hpaI gene encoding 4-hydroxy-2-oxoheptanedioate aldolase, with amino-acid sequence MFINTFKQALQQRQPQIGLWLGLANGYSAELLAGAGFQWLLIDGEHAPNDVRSVLGQLQAIAPYASHPVVRPPWNDGVVIKQLLDVGAQTLLIPMVQTAEEAERAVKACRYPPNGTRGVGSALARASRWNRVADYLLRADEQICVLVQIETRLGLDNLEAILAVEGVDGVFIGPADLSADMGFAGNPTHPTVQAAIEHSISQILAAGKAPGILMANETLAQRYLELGALFVAVGVDTTLLARAAEALAARFTTLSTPAIHADKSVY; translated from the coding sequence ATGTTCATCAACACCTTTAAACAGGCGCTGCAACAGCGGCAGCCGCAGATTGGCCTCTGGCTGGGGCTGGCGAACGGCTACAGCGCCGAACTGCTGGCGGGCGCGGGCTTCCAGTGGCTGCTGATTGATGGCGAGCACGCGCCCAATGACGTGCGCTCGGTGCTTGGCCAGTTGCAGGCGATCGCCCCCTACGCCAGCCACCCGGTGGTGCGGCCGCCGTGGAATGATGGCGTGGTGATCAAGCAACTGTTGGATGTCGGCGCGCAGACCCTGCTGATCCCGATGGTGCAGACGGCGGAAGAGGCGGAGCGGGCGGTGAAAGCCTGCCGCTACCCACCAAATGGCACCCGCGGCGTCGGCAGCGCGCTGGCCCGCGCCTCGCGCTGGAACCGGGTGGCCGACTATCTGCTGCGCGCCGATGAGCAAATCTGTGTGCTGGTGCAGATCGAGACCCGGCTGGGCCTCGACAATTTGGAGGCGATTCTGGCGGTCGAGGGGGTGGACGGCGTCTTTATCGGCCCGGCTGACCTCAGCGCCGACATGGGCTTCGCGGGCAACCCGACCCACCCCACGGTGCAGGCGGCGATTGAGCACAGCATTAGCCAAATTTTGGCGGCGGGCAAGGCACCCGGCATCCTGATGGCGAATGAAACACTGGCGCAGCGCTATCTGGAACTGGGGGCGCTGTTTGTGGCGGTGGGCGTCGATACCACCCTGCTGGCGCGGGCGGCCGAGGCATTGGCGGCGCGTTTCACCACCCTGTCGACACCTGCCATCCACGCAGACAAATCGGTCTATTGA
- the hpaB gene encoding 4-hydroxyphenylacetate 3-monooxygenase, oxygenase component, producing the protein MKPEAHRAATNRPFTGDEYLKSLQDGREIYIYGERVKDVTTHPAFRNAAGSVATLYDALHAPETHDSLCWQTDTGNGGYTHRTFRFARSAEEIRLQRDAIADWSRLTYGWMGRTPDYKAAFGCSLGANPEFYGEYADNARRWYTRIQEAGLYFNHAIVNPPIDRHKPADEVKDVYIQVEKETDAGIIVSGAKVVATNSALTHYNFIGFGSAQVMGDDPSFAVMFVAPMDADGVKLISRGSYELTAGATGSPFDYPLSSRFDENDAILVMDKVLIPWENVLIYRDFDRCRRWSVEAGFARLYPMQACVRLAVKLDFITALLQKSLECTGVMEFRGVQAALGEVVAWRNLFWSLSDAMWAEAQPWKNGAWLPDMQAMQTYRVMAPMAYSKIKNIIESNVTSGLIYLPSSVRDLNNPEIDRYLAQYVRGSNGMGHEERIKILKLMWDAIGTEFGGRHELYEINYAGSQDEVRLQCLRHAQGSGNMKGMMEMVERCLADYDRDGWKVPHLHNGNDINQLDRLLK; encoded by the coding sequence ATGAAACCTGAAGCCCACCGCGCCGCCACCAACCGCCCCTTCACCGGGGATGAGTACCTCAAGAGCCTGCAAGATGGCCGCGAGATTTACATCTATGGCGAGCGGGTCAAGGATGTCACCACCCATCCGGCCTTCCGCAACGCCGCTGGCTCGGTTGCCACCCTGTATGACGCGCTGCATGCGCCTGAGACCCATGACAGCCTCTGCTGGCAGACCGACACCGGCAACGGCGGCTACACCCACCGCACTTTCCGCTTTGCCCGCTCCGCCGAGGAGATCCGCTTGCAGCGCGACGCCATCGCTGACTGGTCACGCCTGACCTACGGCTGGATGGGGCGCACGCCGGACTACAAGGCCGCCTTCGGCTGCTCACTGGGGGCCAACCCGGAGTTCTACGGCGAATACGCCGACAACGCCCGCCGTTGGTACACCCGCATCCAGGAGGCAGGGTTGTATTTCAACCACGCCATCGTCAACCCGCCGATTGACCGCCACAAGCCAGCGGACGAGGTGAAGGATGTCTATATCCAGGTGGAGAAGGAGACGGACGCTGGCATCATCGTCAGCGGCGCGAAAGTGGTGGCGACCAACTCGGCGCTGACCCACTACAACTTCATCGGCTTTGGCTCGGCGCAGGTGATGGGCGACGATCCCAGCTTCGCGGTGATGTTCGTCGCGCCGATGGACGCCGATGGCGTGAAGCTTATCTCACGCGGCTCCTATGAACTGACCGCGGGCGCGACCGGCTCGCCGTTCGACTACCCGCTCTCCAGCCGCTTTGACGAAAACGACGCGATTCTGGTGATGGACAAGGTGCTGATCCCGTGGGAGAACGTGCTGATCTACCGCGACTTCGACCGCTGCCGCCGCTGGAGCGTTGAGGCCGGTTTCGCGCGCCTCTACCCGATGCAGGCCTGCGTGCGGCTGGCGGTGAAGCTCGATTTCATCACTGCGCTGCTGCAAAAGAGCCTCGAGTGCACCGGCGTGATGGAGTTCCGCGGCGTGCAGGCGGCGCTGGGCGAGGTGGTGGCGTGGCGCAACCTCTTCTGGTCGCTGAGTGACGCAATGTGGGCGGAGGCGCAACCGTGGAAAAACGGCGCCTGGCTGCCAGACATGCAGGCGATGCAGACCTACCGCGTGATGGCTCCGATGGCCTACAGCAAGATCAAAAACATCATTGAGAGCAACGTCACCAGCGGCCTGATCTACCTGCCCTCCAGCGTGCGTGACCTCAACAACCCGGAGATTGACCGCTATCTGGCGCAGTATGTGCGCGGCTCCAACGGCATGGGCCACGAGGAGCGCATCAAGATTTTGAAACTGATGTGGGACGCCATCGGCACCGAGTTTGGCGGCCGCCATGAGTTGTATGAGATCAACTACGCGGGCAGTCAGGATGAGGTGCGCCTCCAGTGCCTGCGCCACGCCCAAGGCTCCGGCAACATGAAGGGCATGATGGAGATGGTGGAGCGCTGTCTGGCGGACTACGACCGCGACGGCTGGAAAGTGCCGCACCTGCACAATGGCAATGACATCAACCAGCTCGACCGTTTACTGAAATAA